The genomic region ttttcctcgcctctttcttcctcttcttctcctctgcagtctcctctctctcttcatcaTCCTCAATCAGAGGTTCATATTTATCTGGCAGGACGCTGAAATAAACCTCCTTGCTGGTTTTCTGCAACTTTCTCCCCACTGAAGAAGcgtcttcctcctccctctcctgtgcTCCCATCCCTTCCTCTCTGTCGTCTGACTTTCTTCTCCTGCTTTCGGGCAGGGAGACCTTTGGAGCAAGGAGGAGTCAAACTTTATTAGTGGCCCCAAGCTCAGCGCAGACAGGAAACTCTGAGCTTTGACATAAAATCAGGATTAGAAGAAGAATGTGGAGGTTCCTCAGTTTTGAGGCTGAAGTTATCTGAAGTTTTGTGCACAGCAGCGGTTCCTCCCTGTTTGCttatctgctgtttgttttaggtcaacaaaaaaaaaaaaacagaacaagaaaaacagatgaaagTGTAACATGGCTGAGAGGCAGATTTCTAAATGGGAAAATACTGGAAACACTCctctcctttgactacgatgacctggatgactgagaaccttcacagacacactggaaacactgacttttgtgagttttattttaagcaattaagtaaataaataagaggaaggaaaaggaagaaagcTCAAACAGCTGAGCGGACTTCAGTCGTTagtttgaaaaacacaaaacatttccacTTTATCTCAAAAGGAGATAAACTAAGTGCTCAAATTGAGTAGAAGAAAGTGCTTTATAGTAATCTCAGACAAAACAACTTTTATGGAATTGAAgtcttaaagggaaaaaaaggcagatgTACTCAAACATTCATGAAGAACAAGCCCTCCTAGATACATGGACATCACTGTGCACTCTGAAAACCTTTAGCTTGGatctaaagagcttggaaaggaaagcgtctggacttctttacgtttcttgaagacgtttcacctctcatccaagaagcttcttcagttctaagtgcaattggtggagagtcccagattttaagccctatgggagtgtccacaagagggtcatggaccccctatAGATCCTCTACCTaaacacatgagccaaggtgtgaaagcagGTTctggtcacaatcagccaaggtttcaggtgaacccaTAGTGAAACCTAGTCCAACACTATCATTTATGTATTGagatctgggactctccaccggTTGagcttagaactgaagaagcttctcggatgagaggtgaaacatcttcaagaaaacttaaagaagtccagacgcttttctttccaagcaccttagactacgatgactgAGTCCCTATACAAACTTTAGCTTGGATATTTCCTGCTTTAGTCTCGATGATAGACTGACCTGATGGAATATAACATGATGTATATTGTCAAATATCATAGCCATCGCACAATGTTACTGACATTGTGCGATGGCTGCACAACTGCACAACTGAAATACTCGGGTAATAttcatgttaacttttactgTCTTAATTTTACTTCGGGCTGTAAAGCTTCAGTTATTATAAGTTAACCaattcaaaattttgagttagttTCTAATCCATGCCAGCAATAAGCTATAGTCCAAATGATGGCACagaatttgttttgtattgtttgttaTGGTACCATTGGTACACGCTATATGGattcttttctgttctttttgagTTACCTGGCTGCCGCTCCAGTCCTTCCTTTTTTTGAGTAAAAGAGGAGGCTGAGGGTGGAGCTAGTTTAAATGCAGAGGCCAATTGAATGGACTTAACCATCTGTTGTGACCACGCAGGGGGGGGAATAGGGTCATTCTTGTATTATGGTTAGCTATTATCTCTGTAGTTTTCACCTTTGGTGTATACAATAGTTCATTCAATTGCTATATAACTGGAGCTGTCTCTCAGTTAGGCAGGTCAGTTTGCAGAGTTATGGTTTGTAAAGTGGTTTTTAAGTAGAAGTTCTTAAGTTGTCCTCTTCTATGGGTCCACTTGGTTCCTAAAATAGCTCATTTTTGTCATTCTGAATTTTTGTAATGATTTTGTCCTTT from Astatotilapia calliptera chromosome 23, fAstCal1.2, whole genome shotgun sequence harbors:
- the LOC113015555 gene encoding uncharacterized protein C1orf115; its protein translation is MGAQEREEEDASSVGRKLQKTSKEVYFSVLPDKYEPLIEDDEEREETAEEKKRKKEARKKKRKNTCKKYRKNVGKALRFSWRCLVTGLQSMASVYSTPLSAVATVVTNVHQASGSKT